The sequence below is a genomic window from Zygosaccharomyces rouxii strain CBS732 chromosome D complete sequence.
TGGAACTGCTATTTGATTATCGACGCTACCTGTCGTCTTTGATTCTCTTGGTATACTTCTTTTAGCTTCCTGTATAAGattcttgaaatcttttCTAAACATAAGAATCCATGATTTCCTCTGGAAGTTATCAGTCTTGAAATCTGCCAACAACTTCTGGTAAGAATTCCCCTGGTTGGCCcttctcatcatttttGATATGATATTAGTACCGTTGTTGCCATTTGAAGGATTATGAGATGCTTCCCAACTCGCCAGTTGTCGTCTCAATTCACTTTCATCAACTGGTTCGATAGCATCGCAGAAATTGCTGTTCCAAAGAACTTCGTAATGATTATAACGTGCAATCATATTTTGTCTTGAACCATGAGTTGGTAGACTTAATGACGCTAATTTTTGCTTGATCTGTGATAGACTCATTGAAGTAAAATTAATCTTAGGCAGTCTTTCACGTCTCTGACCAGTATTGAATGACGAAAGGTATTTGTCAACATGAGAAATGTCATCTTTGGCATTAACTGCTCTCTTAggtttggaagaagatttgggaCTTTTTATTCGAGGACttggtggtgttggtgtGCGTTTCTTCACGTCAGTACTTTCATCCAAGCTCTGCATCGTTAGGCATTCATCTAAATGAGTTCTTTCTAAGGcttgaattggataaaaattcGAGCATATAGGACATTGagccaatttttccttagTTTTGGATTTATCTCTTTGTGAGTTTAGTAATGAGTTTAGTCCAGTGGATGTGGATGGTTTAGTCACTTTTCCCACAGACTTCTCATTCTTGTCTCTTTtcacttcttctttctgaTTTGTTCCCACTATTTGTAGATCATcgtcattatcatcatcagtcaattctatcaaagatttctcAGCATTGTTACGCTGATCCTCTTTCAGTGACTCTAGTAGCTCATCTCTAACAGACCTGTAGGATTCAATAATTTCATTAACTAAGAATTCACTTCTCAAGTTGGATTCCCTCAGCTCACTGAGACAAAGTGGACATTTGGGTTCCCTCGTTAAATATTCTCTGATGCATAATGAACAAAATGTATGGCTACATGGCGTCAATACTGGTATTTTAAGTAAATCTTTGCATATATGGCATCTTACTAAAGTATCTAATTGTGATAATTGTGGTATTGAAGTATGGGAAAAATCTGTAGCATCACTAACATTATAATTCATTTCGAATGTAACCTGGCACAGCTTCACAGAAGGGATTTGGAAATCAACCCTCTATTATAATCGATGAGGTAGGACCATGTTGAAGAAGTGAATACCGATTTATAAGAACATATAGCACCAGATTATCACGTGAAGGCGCTAAAATATGGGAAATGGTAGATAGAAAGGGATTAGTCCCAATGTCTACCCCATAGCAGGTTTCCCAGTAGTTGGTCTCGtcaatattttatttatcAATTAATTGCCATAACTATGTATTACTTTAAGATATGATGTATTATGAAATAACAAAACTCCAAAACTATAACGACGTACACTTCTTAAAAGGGCCAGATTAAACTTCTGGCACTACCCAAACCGAACCCGTATGATAATGACAACGACAAATATAAATTAAAATAGGAAATAATAACTTCCAACCTATCGTTCCTTATCGCCATCCGTTGTATCTCCCATATTACCGTCCCGCTCACGACTAGGAGTCGATTTGAATGGGATACCTAATTTTTGATTATTCCCGTTATCGTTATTCCTAGACATTGTACTTTCTGTAGCTCTTTTCCAAACTGCATAAACGTCAACTCCAAATAACCCACTAGATGAGATTTTAGTTCTTCTATTGGAAGACATTATATCCGGAGCAGAAACGTTTCTCGGAGAAACGCCAGGTAGTCCTTCCTTCATTGGTGTACAAACACTTTTGAATAATGGTGAGCAGTATAAATCCTCGAAAAGGTGTGAAGGGGTTTGCCATCTTTTCATACTAGCTGAACCATCACGAGGCGAAGTAATAAATCTCATAGGTGTTCTTTCATAATTCGGACCACTTGATGCCTTTGGAGTCTTTAATAAATCCATCTGCGAAACATTTTCCAACGGAGATTGCCGTAGTTGatgttcttcatcaatagCAAAATCGTTTGAGTCGAATAATGGTTCGTCAACTCGAGTAGGTCTTGGTGaggtttcttcaaaacttgaattgaaagaacatgaatattttttgaaatcttgtGGTGAAAAGATGGTATCAGGATATCTTTTGACGTTTCCAAACTCGTTATTCGCACCctcatcattatcatcgGGAAACGAATCTCTTGTGTgtaaatctttcaaatgcaatGGAGCCGCACCAGGCGACGAGTGgatgtgaaaaattgaattgttATAGGATTCATCATTACCAATATGGGGTCCATCGACTGCTCTGTGTTCGTCATCCTCGTCCCCgtcttcgtcatcatcatcatcatcatcttcttcttcttcttcttcttcttcttcttcttcttcttcttcttcttcttcctcttcttcatctgcaGAGATGTGGAGTCTACGAGGTTGTTGGAATGCAGGTGCTGCCAATCCGCTAGTTGGTCCTTCAGTTTCTTCCacgtcttcttcttcaggaTTATCAAAGAATCTGTCTAAATCTCGCAATTTGCTTCTAACGTCTTCATATGAACCAGTCtcacctttgaaaaacttAGTCTCACAACCTGGTTTTACTTGCCAAAAATGACCCTTGCCATCGTTCGATTTTTCAGTCTTTATGAATGCATCGTTTAGTGATAAGTTATGCCTGATAGAATTCTGCCAACCTGCATCCTTTTGCTTATAGTAGGGAAAATGAACTGAAATCCAATTGTAGATCTGCGACAGTGTTAGCTTACCCAGTGCCGATTGCAGAATTGCTAGTCCAATTAGCGTCGCGTAAGAATACGGTGGCTTTTTGGTCAACTCTCCATTATCTCTACGCTTTTCCAATGATTCTAATAGTTCTTGAAGTGTAAAATTTCCGTTTGAACGTAACGATCCACTACTGCCACTACTACCGCTATTTCCTTCGGATCTTTGCTTCTTTGGTCTCGATGCAATGGGTGACGACAGTGCAGGTGATAATGGAGGCCTCAATCCGTTCAGGCTTAAGTCTTGTGGGCCTGATTTCCTAATCGTTGAATTTGGTGGCGTAATCATTTCCTTACCACCACTAGTTGTCATATCTAAAAAGCTTCTCTTGCTTGCTCCCTCCAGGAGGGGAGGCCCATCTTCGAGAGCCATCAGACAGTTGTTATATTGATTTAGATCGTTATCACAGAGTTTACCGGAGCTCATCGATATCTTCGCCACAGAGTATCAAAGATACAgatagatatatatatattgaTTCCACCAGGAGCAATTACGCGGTTAACTGAAGCTGGAACTccagaattgaaaagaccTGATTCAAAAGCTTTTGACGTTGGCCCTTGCATTAACAACACGACTTAGGTTCGCGTTTATGGCAATTGAAGGAAACTGACACGCCAACGAAAAATTTCGCGATTATAATTCTAGATGGGGGTTCTTGCTTTAAATTTAGCTCTGACGGTTCTATTGCAATCAATTAAATATCCCTTTGAAGGATATGGAATACTAAATGGTATGCTATTTTCAGTCGGTGCTTGAGCAACCGTGACATCCACAGTTGTTGCATTGGTGGAACGTGTTTCTGTCCTTTTCAAGCAGTTGGGCTCTGGGAATTCTGCAAATACAAACGTTTCCATGGTTAGTTTCCTTGCGTTGGATGCACTTGAGGCAACAAAGTTTCTCGTAgcctttcttcttccatttGGCGATCAGTTGCCTATCGGCTAATCGATTTTTCAGTAACCACTCGTACAGATCTCTTGAAATGGCTTTACGTTTGTAGAAAAGGTTAAAAATGTATCGAGACCGTTCGTTACTGATTCTTAGGATTTCCCATGGATTTTCGTCTTTCTTTGCAGCTATCCTGGATGTCTTTGCATGGTGAATTTGTCGTAATTGAGATTCGAACTCGTCGAGAGCAGGTTTGATCTTTTCGAACcctggtggtggtgcagTTGGCATGTGGGATGATGCTAGCGCTAGCGAGTGGTTTGAGATGATTCTCTCGATGCTTCACCAgtttttcagattttttcttttcttgttgtttgttgtttgttgtttatttgttgaagttcagtagatttttcaatcagCGATGCCTTTAGAGATGAGCTATGTAAAGGACCGTAAAAATTGGGCCTGCCATGGTGCATTGGGGGTCCTTGTAGAACTTGCATGACGTTTAGAATGAACTTCAGTTTGCATTGGAGGCGTCATTACAGTCTTTAGAACTTTGTCGGTGCATCAGTTCGATCAGGATTGGTCGCAGGCGCACAGGGGTCTCACAACAAGGTAGATAGCAGCCATCGAGCATTAGAGTAGGGGCTTGTAACACATGCATCCACGAATATAGATTAGGTTAGATTGTTGAaagtagaaaaaaaatctatcGACACCAGCAGGATTCGAACCTGCGCGGGCAGAGCCCAAGAGATAACCGAATTAGGAAAGATTCGAGTCTCACGCCTTAACCACTCGGCCATAGTGTCAGAGAAAAACCAGTTTAAGATTTTGAACGTGGTCGCCTACCATGCGGCAGAGAGTTTTCAGATATACACGAGGATGGGAGATTACTTGCAGGAAGGTTGGTTTAGAACCAAGAGAGTCGTTACCTTGATAAGTTTCTTATAGCTTGGAGCATATTTTCTCTATTTCATCGTTTTAAATTTATAAAGGGTTCAAATTTACCTATTGCTCAACGAAACGTAAAAAAATAGTCGTCGCGGAGCTTCAGGGTCCCGTCAACTGGATCACAATGAGGATACAACTGATATCAGAGGTTCTTTTATCTCACTCGTAGCTACTTAAATAAAGCAAATATACATTACACAACTGAGCTTCAAAAGCTCCAGACGTAGGAGACCATACAGTGAATTTTCAATTAGTTCTCTTTAGCAATTGaaagacaacaacaaaaaaaaaaaaaaaaaaataaataaaattaaagtAAGTTTGCCAGAATCCCTGGAAAGAACTATAGCAACGAAATTaatcatctcatctcatcgtaATTATAaaactttttttcttctttttttatcttttttgGTTACAATTGAGAACTTTGTCTTTTCTCTAACCAATTTCTCCAAAACAAAAGCACCATTTCCCATCCCATCAATAATGCCACGAAACCAACACTTATGTTAAAGCTGAACATTGGTGTAAAGCCTCTGTATTCTAATGCTTCGACCACTTGATCTGTAGATTCCATAAATACCAATCCACCACACATCAAacaaaatgaagaaattagtTCTGTAAATGGTAAGGATGGTCTCAAATCTTTGTTAGGAAccaaaaataaaaacacAAATGTTAGGAGTCTAAAGAATGAACCGTATGATAACAAATACCCCCATTGCATATGGATTAGTCTCGAAGCTTCTGATGCTTGTGCATGCTGTGACATTAATATACCTGTCcagaaaatggtaaatgtGGGGAAAGGATTTGGAGAGTAACCTGGGGATGCTTGttcaacttcttctctATCAAGACCTTCACTGTGTTGCATAACATGTTCAAATTTCCATTGGTTTAATTTGCATTCTGTTAAAAGTCCACATAGACCAGTACCGATATACATGAACGCGATAGACACATGTTGTAAATCTTTAGCGGTCCATGcaccacctgcacctgCCAAATGTTCCAAAAACACATTGGTACTTCCATagaaaaagatcaaaaaCGATTCAATACCTTCCATTGTAATTGTACCACGAGGACTAAAGAATCTTTTCCATGCAGAAGATCTTGATCTTAGAGGATCCCTCTTAACGATAATCTTATTCCATGCCCAACCATGTCCCTTACCGACACCACAGTATCTTGCTAATGAAACTAGACCcaaaacaaagaaaacacCACCTTTAATCCAGTGTGCCAAAAGGTTAAAGATCCTGGCACCTTTACCCATTAGACAACCAACAGCTAACCCAATACCACAATCCACCATCAAATAGATGAAAAGCGGGTAGTTCAACGTTCTGTaaataatttcaaaaggtgTACCAAAGTTGCGAGCGACTCTTTGCACGAATTCACCACCCAATAAACGTGATAAGAAGTTATCCCTACGATTTCTCAAGGCCTGTTCATCTTTATGACGCTGCAAAGAGTCTTCAGTTTCTTCCCGTTCCGCTTCCTCTTCtggttcatcttcaggTGTTGGTGCCATTTCCTGCAAGGGAATAAATCCACCGTCATTGTAATCGTGCAAAGCATTGCTGCCGACAACCCAACGAGATGCCTTCGTTACCACTGCAGAGACAAAATGGACcaaaatggtgaagaacAAGATCCATGAAGTCTTGGAGTAGCAATTGTTTGGATACCAATCTTCAGGGAAAGTACTTGCAAATACACTCAGAGAAAACAGAGAAGATAGAACGACTATCAGATTAACCAAAAGTGCCAACAGGTACCAACTAGACTTGATACTGTGAAGAACCAAGCAGATTGGATAAAAAAAGACTATTGACGACACTAGAGATAACACATGGTAATGCAACGCAGCCCTATTACCCTTGTCGGTATTGAAATAACTAGTGCTGTTGTATTGATCCCAATACAATTTTTCGCCAGCAGTTAAACCAGGTCTCTGCAGAATTGGTAGTCCATGTGGGTGCTTTGGTTCAAATGGCACCGGACTTACAGAAGCAAGGGGCATCGTCGTATTCGTTGGTTCTGGCGAACTCTCATCCATATCCATATCCATATCCTCCATTTCATGCGCATGAGCCAAGCCCACCGCGAGCAGCAACACTAGCCATACGATTTTCTTAGCACTATTACTCATCGCTGCTATCCTCAAACTACATGAGCATCAATCAAGACTAATTTCCTGCGAACTTGTCATCATCGCGTTGAAACAACCTTGTCGTTTATATAACATCATCTCCTTCAAACGACCATTGAAGAAACACCGTGAACAAGTACCAGAACCGATGCTATTATCTTCTCAGAGAAACACGCCGTGTGTGAGCCTCTAGGAAGAGTGGTAATGGAATAGTCAAGAACATAAACAGTAATACCAGCCGACGCGACGCGATAGTGTCactgtttttgtttttgttgttcATATTGTTGGTAATCTTATTGACTCCCAGGGCACTTCGCTTTATAGAGCCTGTAACGTCAACATTTTTATCAGCATTATGGTCTTGAATTTCGCTCAAAGCGTAAATACCTTCTACAGTAGTATCAGATGAGCTAGTCTAAAGTATCTTCTACAACGCTGGTTATTGTCCTCCTAGTACCTGCCGGTCGTTCTGTTTCTATGGGAATGAAAAAGTTGCGACGATgaggtaaaaaaaaaacatcGATGAGttagaagaattgagatgagatgagcaGTCCATGTTATGAGAGCAGAGCTATTCATTGAGGGGGCTAGAAAATATGTCAGATGAAGTATTGGCACTAGAGGCGATATATCCTGAACTTGTCAAGAGACATGTGGAAGACGGTAGCGTTTTATGGTTAACTGTTCCCGAGAGAGAACATGTATCTGTACAAGTCTCTGTAAGTAGTGAGTATCCTTCGTTAGCTGCACCCTCTTTAGTAGATGTGAAAGGTGCTGATAACGATTGTAGGAAGCAGTTAGAATCACTTTTGCATAGATGCTGGGAGGATGCAGGTGGTGAAGTCTGTCTGTATGAATTCATGGCAGAATCAACTAGTGTAGTACCGGaaaaagaggaagatgataatgatgtAAGGGAGGAAGTGTCGGTCCCACTTGTGAACCCATTTGAAGGTTGGAAGATTTCCGAACCCGTTTATGATAGAGGCTCTACATTTGTTGGATATGCCACCAGTACGgagattgaagaagaggCATTAGAAAGACTAGATAGGCTGAAATGTGATTCTAAAATCCGTCGTGGGCAGCATGTAATGTGTGCGTGGAGGATGAAAAGACAGTTAAACGGCAGAGAGATTGTGTTCCAGGACTGCGACGATGACGGTGAAACTGCTAGTGGGGGTAGAATGTTAAATTTATTGGTCGCAATGGGAGTTTGGAATGTGATGGTGGTTGTAGTTAGATGGTTTAACGGAACACATATTGGCCCTGATAGATTTCGTCACATTAATTCTGTCGCTAGAGAAGCTGTTTTACAGCTGTGACTTTCGCCATATAGCATTTTATAGAGAAAACATTTATTGATCATTGGAGTACTCTCTCTTAGCATTTGGAGAACCCTTGAGCTGTGAAATACTTACACCTGACTTGACAACTTTCTTTTGAGGTTTCTTGATTTTAACTACTTTACGCTTATTACTTTTATTCCACTGAGATCCGTCCCTAACTGGCTTTGGAGGTTCGACTGGTTGATCGAAAGTCTGCCTCATGAATTTCATATTCATGACACGACTtgataatttaccattggATTCAGACATGATGATCTTTGGTGCTTTTCGTTATTCTTGGCGTTTTATTCTTTATAGTGTGTATTGCAAATTTTcaagcgatgagatgagatgagatgagctttaACAAACTACATATTTTGTCAAGTAAGAAAGTAAGAGATGAAAGCTGATTTCAAGTTTCATAACCTTTTGGGGACTGTTTATCGACAAGGTGACTTAGTATTTACCCAGGATGGTTCTAATTTACTTTCACCTGTTGGTAATAGAGTGTCTGTATTTGATTTAGTTCACAACAAATCATTTACATTAGATTATGAGCACCGTAAAAATATTGCAACCATGGACTTAAACCGTCAAGGAACTCTACTGATTTctgttgatgaagacgGGAGAGCCATTTTGGTAAACTTCAAATCCAGAACAGTTTTGCACCATtttaatttccaagatcATTGCTACAAAATTAAGTTTAGTCCTGATGGTAAATGGTTTGCGGTAGCAGTTGGTAGATTTTTGCAAATCTGGAGAACACCAAGTGTAACTGAAGACCGTCAATTTGCTCCCTTTGTTAGATATAGAGTGCATGCGGGCCATTTCCAAGACCTTTTATCACTGTCATGGTCATACGACGGTAGATTCATCCTTACCACATCAAAGGATTTGACTTCGAGACTATGGTCTGTTTACTCTGaggataaagaattggctTCTACTACATTTGCAGGCCACAGGGACTACGTTATGGGGGCATTCTTTAGTAATGATCAGGAAAAGATTTACACTTTGGGTAAAGACGGTGCATTGTTCCAATGGGAGTACACTTCAAAGGACGAAGAGGAGGATCCAGAAGAGGAACCAGATCTTTCGAAATACAGATGGAGAATCACTAACAAACATTTTTGTTTGAATGGACGTAATAAAGTTAAATGTGTGTCTTTCCATGCTGCCGCCAACCTTTTGATCATTGGATTCGATAATGGTGAGTTCAGAATTTATGAATTACCGCACTTTACACTCTTGCAACAGTTATCTATGGGTCAAAACCCAGTGGATACTGTCACCATCAATTCTACTGGTGAATGGCTAGCATTTGGTTCGCGTCAATTAGGCCAGTTATTAGTTTATGAATGGCAATCTGAATCCTACGTGCTTAAGCAGCAAGGTCATTTCGATTCTATGAACAGTTTGACCTATTCCCCAGACGGGTCTCGTGTGGTGACTGCATCAGATGACGGTAAGATAAAAGTTTGGGATGTGGTTTCAGGATTCTGTATCGTTACTTTGGAAGGTCATACAAGCTCTGTCACAGGTATACAATTCGCCAAAAGAGGCCAAGTTCTTTTCACATCTTCGCTTGATGGTACGGTTAGAGCTTGGGATCTGATCAGATATCGTAACTTTAGAGTTTTCACCAGTGTGGaaagaattcaattcacTTGTGTGGCAGTTGACCCTTCGGGTGAAGTCGTCTGTGCAGGTTCTACCGACAGTTTTGACATTCACGTATGGTCTGTACAGACTGGTCAATTGGTGGATCAACTTGCCGGTCATGAAGGTCCAGTATCATGCTTATCCTTTAGTCGAGAGACGAGTACCCTAGCATCAGCATCATGGGACAGAACCATTAGGGTGTGGTCAATCTTCGGTAGATCTCAACAAGTGGAACCCATTGAAGTTTTCTCAGATGTCCTGGCTATTTCTACTAGACCCGATGGTGAACAGGTAGCTTGCTCCACTCTACATGGTCAAATTACCATTTTCGACATTACTGCAGCTAAACAAGTCGGTAATATCGATTGTAGAAAAGATATCATTTCAGGCAGACATTTAGAAGATAGATTTACCGCCAAAAATTCCCAAAGatctaaatttttcactacGATCAATTACAGTTTCGATGGATTAGCCATAGTTGCAGGTGGTAACAACAACTCTATCTGTCTTTACGATGTGGCCAACGAAGTGTTATTGAGAAGATTCGTGGTTTCTAAGAATATGACCTTAAACGGTACTTTAGAATTCCTAAACAGCAAACGACTCACTGAAGCAGGttcattggatttgattGATGATGCAGGTGAGAACTCTGATTTGGAAGATCGTATTGATAACACTTTACCTGGTTCCAATAGAGGTGGTGATCTCTCCACCAGACGTGTAAGGCCCGAAGTACGAGTTACTTCAATTCAGTTCTCCCCAACCGCCACAGCATTTGCCGCTGCATCTACAGAAGGTCTACTGGTATATTCCATTGATGACACTTTGGTCTTCGATCCATTTGACTTAGATGTTGATGTAACTCCACAGACTACTTTGGAATCactaaagaagaaatcttaTTTGGAATCATTAGTCATGGCCTTCAGATTGAACGAAGACTACTTAATTCAAAGGATCTATGAAGCAATTCCTGCTTCTCAAATCAACTTAGTGAGCAGCAGTTTACCAGTCGTATATGTTGGCAGAATTCTCAAATTTATCGCTGATTACGCTATGGAATCTCAACACATAGAATTCAATTTACTCTGGATAAAGGCTTTACTCTGTTCTCACGGTAGCTACATCAATTTGCACAAACAAGATTTTGCTTCAGCTATGAGGTCCATACAAAGATTCTTGGGTAGAATTGCCAAGGATGTAGTCGCTACCTCTAAGACTAATACCTACGCATACAGATTCCTGACATCTACACAGGGTAAGATTGACGGTGAAGACGACGAACAGGGACaagatggtggtgatgcaagtgaggaagaagatggattaAACGGTCTagatgaagacgaaaaGATGACTGACcacgaagatgaagaagaatggCAAGGTTTTGAGGATAAGAAAAAGCAGTT
It includes:
- the RAD18 gene encoding E3 ubiquitin-protein ligase RAD18 (similar to uniprot|P10862 Saccharomyces cerevisiae YCR066W RAD18 Protein involved in postreplication repair binds single-stranded DNA and has single-stranded DNA dependent ATPase activity forms heterodimer with Rad6p contains RING-finger motif), producing the protein MNYNVSDATDFSHTSIPQLSQLDTLVRCHICKDLLKIPVLTPCSHTFCSLCIREYLTREPKCPLCLSELRESNLRSEFLVNEIIESYRSVRDELLESLKEDQRNNAEKSLIELTDDDNDDDLQIVGTNQKEEVKRDKNEKSVGKVTKPSTSTGLNSLLNSQRDKSKTKEKLAQCPICSNFYPIQALERTHLDECLTMQSLDESTDVKKRTPTPPSPRIKSPKSSSKPKRAVNAKDDISHVDKYLSSFNTGQRRERLPKINFTSMSLSQIKQKLASLSLPTHGSRQNMIARYNHYEVLWNSNFCDAIEPVDESELRRQLASWEASHNPSNGNNGTNIISKMMRRANQGNSYQKLLADFKTDNFQRKSWILMFRKDFKNLIQEAKRSIPRESKTTGSVDNQIAVPENTEKE
- the HCM1 gene encoding Hcm1p (some similarities with uniprot|P25364 Saccharomyces cerevisiae YCR065W HCM1 Forkhead transcription factor involved in cell cycle specific transcription of SPC110 encoding a spindle pole body (SPB) calmodulin binding protein dosage-dependent suppressor of calmodulin mutants with specific defects in SPB assembly) yields the protein MSSGKLCDNDLNQYNNCLMALEDGPPLLEGASKRSFLDMTTSGGKEMITPPNSTIRKSGPQDLSLNGLRPPLSPALSSPIASRPKKQRSEGNSGSSGSSGSLRSNGNFTLQELLESLEKRRDNGELTKKPPYSYATLIGLAILQSALGKLTLSQIYNWISVHFPYYKQKDAGWQNSIRHNLSLNDAFIKTEKSNDGKGHFWQVKPGCETKFFKGETGSYEDVRSKLRDLDRFFDNPEEEDVEETEGPTSGLAAPAFQQPRRLHISADEEEEEEEEEEEEEEEEEEEEDDDDDDDEDGDEDDEHRAVDGPHIGNDESYNNSIFHIHSSPGAAPLHLKDLHTRDSFPDDNDEGANNEFGNVKRYPDTIFSPQDFKKYSCSFNSSFEETSPRPTRVDEPLFDSNDFAIDEEHQLRQSPLENVSQMDLLKTPKASSGPNYERTPMRFITSPRDGSASMKRWQTPSHLFEDLYCSPLFKSVCTPMKEGLPGVSPRNVSAPDIMSSNRRTKISSSGLFGVDVYAVWKRATESTMSRNNDNGNNQKLGIPFKSTPSRERDGNMGDTTDGDKER
- the BUD31 gene encoding U2 snRNP complex subunit BUD31 (similar to uniprot|P25337 Saccharomyces cerevisiae YCR063W BUD31 Protein involved in bud-site selection diploid mutants display a random budding pattern instead of the wild-type bipolar pattern); this encodes MPTAPPPGFEKIKPALDEFESQLRQIHHAKTSRIAAKKDENPWEILRISNERSRYIFNLFYKRKAISRDLYEWLLKNRLADRQLIAKWKKKGYEKLCCLKCIQRKETNHGNVCICRIPRAQLLEKDRNTFHQCNNCGCHGCSSTD
- the TVS1 gene encoding Tvs1p (similar to gnl|GLV|CAGL0K09218g Candida glabrata CAGL0K09218g and some similarites with YCR061W uniprot|P25639 Saccharomyces cerevisiae YCR061W Protein of unknown function green fluorescent protein (GFP)-fusion protein localizes to the cytoplasm in a punctate pattern); its protein translation is MSNSAKKIVWLVLLLAVGLAHAHEMEDMDMDMDESSPEPTNTTMPLASVSPVPFEPKHPHGLPILQRPGLTAGEKLYWDQYNSTSYFNTDKGNRAALHYHVLSLVSSIVFFYPICLVLHSIKSSWYLLALLVNLIVVLSSLFSLSVFASTFPEDWYPNNCYSKTSWILFFTILVHFVSAVVTKASRWVVGSNALHDYNDGGFIPLQEMAPTPEDEPEEEAEREETEDSLQRHKDEQALRNRRDNFLSRLLGGEFVQRVARNFGTPFEIIYRTLNYPLFIYLMVDCGIGLAVGCLMGKGARIFNLLAHWIKGGVFFVLGLVSLARYCGVGKGHGWAWNKIIVKRDPLRSRSSAWKRFFSPRGTITMEGIESFLIFFYGSTNVFLEHLAGAGGAWTAKDLQHVSIAFMYIGTGLCGLLTECKLNQWKFEHVMQHSEGLDREEVEQASPGYSPNPFPTFTIFWTGILMSQHAQASEASRLIHMQWGYLLSYGSFFRLLTFVFLFLVPNKDLRPSLPFTELISSFCLMCGGLVFMESTDQVVEALEYRGFTPMFSFNISVGFVALLMGWEMVLLFWRNWLEKRQSSQL
- the YIH1 gene encoding Yih1p (similar to uniprot|P25637 Saccharomyces cerevisiae YCR059C YIH1 piecemeal microautophagy of the nucleus (PMN)), which codes for MSDEVLALEAIYPELVKRHVEDGSVLWLTVPEREHVSVQVSVSSEYPSLAAPSLVDVKGADNDCRKQLESLLHRCWEDAGGEVCLYEFMAESTSVVPEKEEDDNDVREEVSVPLVNPFEGWKISEPVYDRGSTFVGYATSTEIEEEALERLDRLKCDSKIRRGQHVMCAWRMKRQLNGREIVFQDCDDDGETASGGRMLNLLVAMGVWNVMVVVVRWFNGTHIGPDRFRHINSVAREAVLQL
- a CDS encoding uncharacterized protein (conserved hypothetical protein); this translates as MSESNGKLSSRVMNMKFMRQTFDQPVEPPKPVRDGSQWNKSNKRKVVKIKKPQKKVVKSGVSISQLKGSPNAKREYSNDQ